From a region of the Mauremys mutica isolate MM-2020 ecotype Southern chromosome 12, ASM2049712v1, whole genome shotgun sequence genome:
- the LOC123347028 gene encoding MYCBP-associated protein isoform X2, protein MQPPAAPAQSLKKEPRGGRRVPSLVAVSETMNKSSKKDARTKTPQDKKRVKTFEQPSPPIQEEPEPVSSVLQGDEIQALAIKVEDLEKLHTPRLPQEGEKTPITRKFIIRSHKPQEAGKKAQLLVAYPADTDASKRPLSYSGPEGPFVDNCEQILPHSILGSLQEFKKEALARGNAELAELIADSHLDGTVAALEKYREKHGEGKRRKCLWAPPSQHRALQNWHHNVALRKNQQRVLSKFLQKPENELLMNLSEDYRRVQEERYLIDRSLPALHYGKGYHVGSEFWSQPECIGDELTGLMMTLTQRERGYPEPITHVGKPQSVRMEMGSRSAKESPFRLTWDKSLFLRYRRQELKSVLEELDFNHPDLDGLEVIGKGQSFTSVSAQYFQLCQENKEGTTEERVSLDPLEDYPDVVPEPVLGPSLQFCGQPARWINSTTSHRDEIGIAARVTFEVLAGEKAESCLTVSNDGTAAIWYDWRRQAQPVTFEETKEKGMQYFYFNTRPGVILPGETRNFSFFFKSGKAGIFSESWEFGTHPMLLGGAVLQVSLWGIAVYEDKLAGLREELESELAAREVAVIVKENLKELLDRIRTPERIPSPVDAYITEEELFHRKNPELHYQHQVVKELHELWRQHMNFSSTSEEEEISRRKSIVQPVSGQKSTVQEIWCRKSAMDIAFQKSIPGEISQLKSTREEIPCQKSIVEEILNQMINVEEEEVSQTEWNLSFEDFKQALQLIPEEEKREAALTQLNKAALALCVEQRPSQSDLLYQTCLQLWREAVDGLVSCSLMLRSLLGMPEKDTSVEIVPEEIVDLKQIVKGGKEDRKALQKEEKKTAGGKEKEDKKGAIKSTGKDREERSNSRKTKGKDEKRVRTPSFTREVKEFTPLEGIDSDQVESRQEPVDPIVLEKYREKLYVEVYGLLESMVDNMVFLFEELKRDAQERESEAFSV, encoded by the exons ATAAGAAGAGAGTGAAGACATTTGAGCAGCCCTCCCCACCAATTCAAGAGGAGCCTGAGCCTGTCAGCTCTGTTCTGCAAGGAGATGAAATCCAGGCTCTGGCAATCAAGGTGGAAGATCTAGAGAAG CTCCATACTCCACGCCTTCCCCAAGAAGGGGAGAAAACTCCTATTACCAGGAAGTTCATCATTCGAAGTCACAAACCCCAAGAGGCTGGGAAGAAGGCACAGCTCCTGGTAGCATATCCTGCTGATACTGATGCATCCAAGAGACCACTGAGTTATTCTG GGCCAGAAGGACCATTTGTTGATAACTGTGAACAGATTCTCCCCCACAGTATCTTAGGAAGTCTCCAGGAATTCAAGAAAGAAGCCTTAGCTAGAGGAAATGCTGAG TTAGCTGAGCTGATTGCAGACTCACATCTGGATGGTACAGTGGCAGCTTTAGAGAAGTACAGAGAGAAAcatggggaagggaagaggagaaagTGTCTCTGGGCCCCACCATCACAGCACAGAGCCCTCCAGAACTGGCATCATAATGTGGCACTCAGGAAGAATCAGCAGAGAGTTCTGAGTA AGTTTCTTCAGAAACCAGAAAATGAACTGCTGATGAATCTCTCAGAGGATTACAGACGAGTCCAGGAAGAGCGGTATCTTATCGACCGGagcctccctgctctgcactATGGGAAG GGCTACCATGTAGGAAGTGAGTTCTGGAGCCAGCCTGAGTGTATCGGAGATGAACTCACTGGTCTGATGATGACCTTGACCCAGAGGGAGCGAGGCTACCCAGAGCCTATCACTCATGTAGGGAAACCTCAGAGTGTCAGGATGGAGATGG GTTCCAGATCTGCAAAGGAGTCCCCTTTCCGTCTCACCTGGGATAAGAGTCTCTTCCTGAGGTATCGACGACAGGAGCTAAAATCTGTCCTAGAGGAGCTGGATTTTAATCACCCT GACCTAGATGGCCTGGAAGTGATTGGTAAAGGGCAATCTTTCACTTCTGTCTCAGCACAGTATTTCCAGCTGTGCCAGGAAAATAAGGAAGGCACCACTGAAGAGAGAGTGAGCCT TGATCCCTTAGAAGATTATCCAGATGTGGTTCCAGAACCAGTATTGGGTCCATCTTTGCAGTTTTGTGGACAGCCAGCTCGTTGGATCAACAGCACCACTTCTCATAGG GATGAAATTGGCATTGCTGCCCGGGTCACCTTTGAAGTTTTGGCGGGTGAGAAAGCTGAATCCTGCCTGACCGTAAGCAATGATGGCACAGCTGCCATATGGTATGATTGGCGGAGGCAAGCCCAGCCAGTTACCTTTGAAGAAACTAAGGAGAAAGGGATGCAGTATTTTTACTTTAACACCAGACCAG GTGTCATTCTGCCTGGAGAAACTAGAAacttttccttctttttcaaGTCAGGGAAGGCAGGAATCTTCAGTGAGTCCTGGGAGTTTGGTACTCACCCCATGTTATTAGGAGGGGCTGTCCTGCAAGTATCCCTGTGGGGTATTGCTGTGTATGAGGATAAGTTGGCTGGCCTCAGAGAAGAATTGGAG AGTGAGCTGGCTGCACGAGAAGTTGCTGTCATAGTGAAGGAGAATCTGAAGGAGCTGCTTGATCGAATTCGGACACCGGAGCGAATCCCATCTCCTGTTGATGCTTACATCACAGAGGAAGAGTTATTCCACAGAAAGAATCCAGAG TTGCACTATCAGCACCAAGTGGTGAAGGAGCTTCATGAATTGTGGAGGCAACACATGAATTTTTCCTCAACTTCAGAGGAAGAGGAGATTTCGCGCCGGAAGAGCATCGTGCAGCCAGTCTCAGGCCAGAAGAGCACTGTACAGGAAATTTGGTGCCGGAAGAGTGCTATGGACATTGCATTTCAGAAGAGCATTCCCGGGGAGATCTCACAGCTGAAGAGCACTAGGGAGGAGATTCCATGCCAGAAGAGTATTGTGGAGGAGATCCTAAACCAGATGATtaatgtggaggaggaggaagtgagcCAGACAGAGTGGAACCTTTCCTTTGAGGATTTTAAACAG GCTTTGCAGTTAATCCCTGAGGAGGAAAAACGAGAAGCAGCCCTGACCCAGCTCAATAAGGCAGCATTGGCACTTTGTGTGGAACAGAGGCCAAGTCAGTCAGACCTCCTGTACCAAACATG CCTCCAGCTGTGGCGTGAAGCAGTTGATGGTCTGGTGAGCTGCTCCCTAATGCTGAGATCCCTGCTCGGCATGCCTGAGAAGGACACTTCTGTAGAAATTGTTCCAGAAGAAATAG TGGATCTGAAGCAGATTGTAAAAGGAGGAAAGGAGGACCGGAAAGCCTTGCAGAAAGAAGAGAAGAAGACAGCTGGGGGAAAGGAAAAAGAGGACAAAAAAGGAGCAATAAAGTCAACAGGAAAAGATAGAGAG GAACGTTCAAACAGCAGGAAGACAAAAGGGAAAGATGAGAAAAGAGTAAGAACTCCAAGTTTCACACGGGAGGTGAAAGAATTCACACCACTGGAAGGCATAGATTCAGACCAAGTAGAATCTCGCCAGGAACCAGTAGATCCCATTGTACTTGAGAAATACCGTGAAAAACTTTATGTTGAA gTCTATGGCCTTCTGGAGTCAATGGTGGACAATATGGTTTTTCTGTTTGAAGAGCTAAAGAGGGATGCCCAAGAGCGGGAGAGTGAAGCATTTTCTGTCTAA
- the LOC123347028 gene encoding MYCBP-associated protein isoform X1: MQPPAAPAQSLKKEPRGGRRVPSLVAVSETMNKSSKKDARTKTPQDKKRVKTFEQPSPPIQEEPEPVSSVLQGDEIQALAIKVEDLEKLHTPRLPQEGEKTPITRKFIIRSHKPQEAGKKAQLLVAYPADTDASKRPLSYSGPEGPFVDNCEQILPHSILGSLQEFKKEALARGNAELAELIADSHLDGTVAALEKYREKHGEGKRRKCLWAPPSQHRALQNWHHNVALRKNQQRVLSKFLQKPENELLMNLSEDYRRVQEERYLIDRSLPALHYGKGYHVGSEFWSQPECIGDELTGLMMTLTQRERGYPEPITHVGKPQSVRMEMGSRSAKESPFRLTWDKSLFLRYRRQELKSVLEELDFNHPDLDGLEVIGKGQSFTSVSAQYFQLCQENKEGTTEERVSLSDPLEDYPDVVPEPVLGPSLQFCGQPARWINSTTSHRDEIGIAARVTFEVLAGEKAESCLTVSNDGTAAIWYDWRRQAQPVTFEETKEKGMQYFYFNTRPGVILPGETRNFSFFFKSGKAGIFSESWEFGTHPMLLGGAVLQVSLWGIAVYEDKLAGLREELESELAAREVAVIVKENLKELLDRIRTPERIPSPVDAYITEEELFHRKNPELHYQHQVVKELHELWRQHMNFSSTSEEEEISRRKSIVQPVSGQKSTVQEIWCRKSAMDIAFQKSIPGEISQLKSTREEIPCQKSIVEEILNQMINVEEEEVSQTEWNLSFEDFKQALQLIPEEEKREAALTQLNKAALALCVEQRPSQSDLLYQTCLQLWREAVDGLVSCSLMLRSLLGMPEKDTSVEIVPEEIVDLKQIVKGGKEDRKALQKEEKKTAGGKEKEDKKGAIKSTGKDREERSNSRKTKGKDEKRVRTPSFTREVKEFTPLEGIDSDQVESRQEPVDPIVLEKYREKLYVEVYGLLESMVDNMVFLFEELKRDAQERESEAFSV, translated from the exons ATAAGAAGAGAGTGAAGACATTTGAGCAGCCCTCCCCACCAATTCAAGAGGAGCCTGAGCCTGTCAGCTCTGTTCTGCAAGGAGATGAAATCCAGGCTCTGGCAATCAAGGTGGAAGATCTAGAGAAG CTCCATACTCCACGCCTTCCCCAAGAAGGGGAGAAAACTCCTATTACCAGGAAGTTCATCATTCGAAGTCACAAACCCCAAGAGGCTGGGAAGAAGGCACAGCTCCTGGTAGCATATCCTGCTGATACTGATGCATCCAAGAGACCACTGAGTTATTCTG GGCCAGAAGGACCATTTGTTGATAACTGTGAACAGATTCTCCCCCACAGTATCTTAGGAAGTCTCCAGGAATTCAAGAAAGAAGCCTTAGCTAGAGGAAATGCTGAG TTAGCTGAGCTGATTGCAGACTCACATCTGGATGGTACAGTGGCAGCTTTAGAGAAGTACAGAGAGAAAcatggggaagggaagaggagaaagTGTCTCTGGGCCCCACCATCACAGCACAGAGCCCTCCAGAACTGGCATCATAATGTGGCACTCAGGAAGAATCAGCAGAGAGTTCTGAGTA AGTTTCTTCAGAAACCAGAAAATGAACTGCTGATGAATCTCTCAGAGGATTACAGACGAGTCCAGGAAGAGCGGTATCTTATCGACCGGagcctccctgctctgcactATGGGAAG GGCTACCATGTAGGAAGTGAGTTCTGGAGCCAGCCTGAGTGTATCGGAGATGAACTCACTGGTCTGATGATGACCTTGACCCAGAGGGAGCGAGGCTACCCAGAGCCTATCACTCATGTAGGGAAACCTCAGAGTGTCAGGATGGAGATGG GTTCCAGATCTGCAAAGGAGTCCCCTTTCCGTCTCACCTGGGATAAGAGTCTCTTCCTGAGGTATCGACGACAGGAGCTAAAATCTGTCCTAGAGGAGCTGGATTTTAATCACCCT GACCTAGATGGCCTGGAAGTGATTGGTAAAGGGCAATCTTTCACTTCTGTCTCAGCACAGTATTTCCAGCTGTGCCAGGAAAATAAGGAAGGCACCACTGAAGAGAGAGTGAGCCT CAGTGATCCCTTAGAAGATTATCCAGATGTGGTTCCAGAACCAGTATTGGGTCCATCTTTGCAGTTTTGTGGACAGCCAGCTCGTTGGATCAACAGCACCACTTCTCATAGG GATGAAATTGGCATTGCTGCCCGGGTCACCTTTGAAGTTTTGGCGGGTGAGAAAGCTGAATCCTGCCTGACCGTAAGCAATGATGGCACAGCTGCCATATGGTATGATTGGCGGAGGCAAGCCCAGCCAGTTACCTTTGAAGAAACTAAGGAGAAAGGGATGCAGTATTTTTACTTTAACACCAGACCAG GTGTCATTCTGCCTGGAGAAACTAGAAacttttccttctttttcaaGTCAGGGAAGGCAGGAATCTTCAGTGAGTCCTGGGAGTTTGGTACTCACCCCATGTTATTAGGAGGGGCTGTCCTGCAAGTATCCCTGTGGGGTATTGCTGTGTATGAGGATAAGTTGGCTGGCCTCAGAGAAGAATTGGAG AGTGAGCTGGCTGCACGAGAAGTTGCTGTCATAGTGAAGGAGAATCTGAAGGAGCTGCTTGATCGAATTCGGACACCGGAGCGAATCCCATCTCCTGTTGATGCTTACATCACAGAGGAAGAGTTATTCCACAGAAAGAATCCAGAG TTGCACTATCAGCACCAAGTGGTGAAGGAGCTTCATGAATTGTGGAGGCAACACATGAATTTTTCCTCAACTTCAGAGGAAGAGGAGATTTCGCGCCGGAAGAGCATCGTGCAGCCAGTCTCAGGCCAGAAGAGCACTGTACAGGAAATTTGGTGCCGGAAGAGTGCTATGGACATTGCATTTCAGAAGAGCATTCCCGGGGAGATCTCACAGCTGAAGAGCACTAGGGAGGAGATTCCATGCCAGAAGAGTATTGTGGAGGAGATCCTAAACCAGATGATtaatgtggaggaggaggaagtgagcCAGACAGAGTGGAACCTTTCCTTTGAGGATTTTAAACAG GCTTTGCAGTTAATCCCTGAGGAGGAAAAACGAGAAGCAGCCCTGACCCAGCTCAATAAGGCAGCATTGGCACTTTGTGTGGAACAGAGGCCAAGTCAGTCAGACCTCCTGTACCAAACATG CCTCCAGCTGTGGCGTGAAGCAGTTGATGGTCTGGTGAGCTGCTCCCTAATGCTGAGATCCCTGCTCGGCATGCCTGAGAAGGACACTTCTGTAGAAATTGTTCCAGAAGAAATAG TGGATCTGAAGCAGATTGTAAAAGGAGGAAAGGAGGACCGGAAAGCCTTGCAGAAAGAAGAGAAGAAGACAGCTGGGGGAAAGGAAAAAGAGGACAAAAAAGGAGCAATAAAGTCAACAGGAAAAGATAGAGAG GAACGTTCAAACAGCAGGAAGACAAAAGGGAAAGATGAGAAAAGAGTAAGAACTCCAAGTTTCACACGGGAGGTGAAAGAATTCACACCACTGGAAGGCATAGATTCAGACCAAGTAGAATCTCGCCAGGAACCAGTAGATCCCATTGTACTTGAGAAATACCGTGAAAAACTTTATGTTGAA gTCTATGGCCTTCTGGAGTCAATGGTGGACAATATGGTTTTTCTGTTTGAAGAGCTAAAGAGGGATGCCCAAGAGCGGGAGAGTGAAGCATTTTCTGTCTAA
- the LOC123347028 gene encoding MYCBP-associated protein isoform X3, whose protein sequence is MSNWVHDKKRVKTFEQPSPPIQEEPEPVSSVLQGDEIQALAIKVEDLEKLHTPRLPQEGEKTPITRKFIIRSHKPQEAGKKAQLLVAYPADTDASKRPLSYSGPEGPFVDNCEQILPHSILGSLQEFKKEALARGNAELAELIADSHLDGTVAALEKYREKHGEGKRRKCLWAPPSQHRALQNWHHNVALRKNQQRVLSKFLQKPENELLMNLSEDYRRVQEERYLIDRSLPALHYGKGYHVGSEFWSQPECIGDELTGLMMTLTQRERGYPEPITHVGKPQSVRMEMGSRSAKESPFRLTWDKSLFLRYRRQELKSVLEELDFNHPDLDGLEVIGKGQSFTSVSAQYFQLCQENKEGTTEERVSLSDPLEDYPDVVPEPVLGPSLQFCGQPARWINSTTSHRDEIGIAARVTFEVLAGEKAESCLTVSNDGTAAIWYDWRRQAQPVTFEETKEKGMQYFYFNTRPGVILPGETRNFSFFFKSGKAGIFSESWEFGTHPMLLGGAVLQVSLWGIAVYEDKLAGLREELESELAAREVAVIVKENLKELLDRIRTPERIPSPVDAYITEEELFHRKNPELHYQHQVVKELHELWRQHMNFSSTSEEEEISRRKSIVQPVSGQKSTVQEIWCRKSAMDIAFQKSIPGEISQLKSTREEIPCQKSIVEEILNQMINVEEEEVSQTEWNLSFEDFKQALQLIPEEEKREAALTQLNKAALALCVEQRPSQSDLLYQTCLQLWREAVDGLVSCSLMLRSLLGMPEKDTSVEIVPEEIVDLKQIVKGGKEDRKALQKEEKKTAGGKEKEDKKGAIKSTGKDREERSNSRKTKGKDEKRVRTPSFTREVKEFTPLEGIDSDQVESRQEPVDPIVLEKYREKLYVEVYGLLESMVDNMVFLFEELKRDAQERESEAFSV, encoded by the exons ATAAGAAGAGAGTGAAGACATTTGAGCAGCCCTCCCCACCAATTCAAGAGGAGCCTGAGCCTGTCAGCTCTGTTCTGCAAGGAGATGAAATCCAGGCTCTGGCAATCAAGGTGGAAGATCTAGAGAAG CTCCATACTCCACGCCTTCCCCAAGAAGGGGAGAAAACTCCTATTACCAGGAAGTTCATCATTCGAAGTCACAAACCCCAAGAGGCTGGGAAGAAGGCACAGCTCCTGGTAGCATATCCTGCTGATACTGATGCATCCAAGAGACCACTGAGTTATTCTG GGCCAGAAGGACCATTTGTTGATAACTGTGAACAGATTCTCCCCCACAGTATCTTAGGAAGTCTCCAGGAATTCAAGAAAGAAGCCTTAGCTAGAGGAAATGCTGAG TTAGCTGAGCTGATTGCAGACTCACATCTGGATGGTACAGTGGCAGCTTTAGAGAAGTACAGAGAGAAAcatggggaagggaagaggagaaagTGTCTCTGGGCCCCACCATCACAGCACAGAGCCCTCCAGAACTGGCATCATAATGTGGCACTCAGGAAGAATCAGCAGAGAGTTCTGAGTA AGTTTCTTCAGAAACCAGAAAATGAACTGCTGATGAATCTCTCAGAGGATTACAGACGAGTCCAGGAAGAGCGGTATCTTATCGACCGGagcctccctgctctgcactATGGGAAG GGCTACCATGTAGGAAGTGAGTTCTGGAGCCAGCCTGAGTGTATCGGAGATGAACTCACTGGTCTGATGATGACCTTGACCCAGAGGGAGCGAGGCTACCCAGAGCCTATCACTCATGTAGGGAAACCTCAGAGTGTCAGGATGGAGATGG GTTCCAGATCTGCAAAGGAGTCCCCTTTCCGTCTCACCTGGGATAAGAGTCTCTTCCTGAGGTATCGACGACAGGAGCTAAAATCTGTCCTAGAGGAGCTGGATTTTAATCACCCT GACCTAGATGGCCTGGAAGTGATTGGTAAAGGGCAATCTTTCACTTCTGTCTCAGCACAGTATTTCCAGCTGTGCCAGGAAAATAAGGAAGGCACCACTGAAGAGAGAGTGAGCCT CAGTGATCCCTTAGAAGATTATCCAGATGTGGTTCCAGAACCAGTATTGGGTCCATCTTTGCAGTTTTGTGGACAGCCAGCTCGTTGGATCAACAGCACCACTTCTCATAGG GATGAAATTGGCATTGCTGCCCGGGTCACCTTTGAAGTTTTGGCGGGTGAGAAAGCTGAATCCTGCCTGACCGTAAGCAATGATGGCACAGCTGCCATATGGTATGATTGGCGGAGGCAAGCCCAGCCAGTTACCTTTGAAGAAACTAAGGAGAAAGGGATGCAGTATTTTTACTTTAACACCAGACCAG GTGTCATTCTGCCTGGAGAAACTAGAAacttttccttctttttcaaGTCAGGGAAGGCAGGAATCTTCAGTGAGTCCTGGGAGTTTGGTACTCACCCCATGTTATTAGGAGGGGCTGTCCTGCAAGTATCCCTGTGGGGTATTGCTGTGTATGAGGATAAGTTGGCTGGCCTCAGAGAAGAATTGGAG AGTGAGCTGGCTGCACGAGAAGTTGCTGTCATAGTGAAGGAGAATCTGAAGGAGCTGCTTGATCGAATTCGGACACCGGAGCGAATCCCATCTCCTGTTGATGCTTACATCACAGAGGAAGAGTTATTCCACAGAAAGAATCCAGAG TTGCACTATCAGCACCAAGTGGTGAAGGAGCTTCATGAATTGTGGAGGCAACACATGAATTTTTCCTCAACTTCAGAGGAAGAGGAGATTTCGCGCCGGAAGAGCATCGTGCAGCCAGTCTCAGGCCAGAAGAGCACTGTACAGGAAATTTGGTGCCGGAAGAGTGCTATGGACATTGCATTTCAGAAGAGCATTCCCGGGGAGATCTCACAGCTGAAGAGCACTAGGGAGGAGATTCCATGCCAGAAGAGTATTGTGGAGGAGATCCTAAACCAGATGATtaatgtggaggaggaggaagtgagcCAGACAGAGTGGAACCTTTCCTTTGAGGATTTTAAACAG GCTTTGCAGTTAATCCCTGAGGAGGAAAAACGAGAAGCAGCCCTGACCCAGCTCAATAAGGCAGCATTGGCACTTTGTGTGGAACAGAGGCCAAGTCAGTCAGACCTCCTGTACCAAACATG CCTCCAGCTGTGGCGTGAAGCAGTTGATGGTCTGGTGAGCTGCTCCCTAATGCTGAGATCCCTGCTCGGCATGCCTGAGAAGGACACTTCTGTAGAAATTGTTCCAGAAGAAATAG TGGATCTGAAGCAGATTGTAAAAGGAGGAAAGGAGGACCGGAAAGCCTTGCAGAAAGAAGAGAAGAAGACAGCTGGGGGAAAGGAAAAAGAGGACAAAAAAGGAGCAATAAAGTCAACAGGAAAAGATAGAGAG GAACGTTCAAACAGCAGGAAGACAAAAGGGAAAGATGAGAAAAGAGTAAGAACTCCAAGTTTCACACGGGAGGTGAAAGAATTCACACCACTGGAAGGCATAGATTCAGACCAAGTAGAATCTCGCCAGGAACCAGTAGATCCCATTGTACTTGAGAAATACCGTGAAAAACTTTATGTTGAA gTCTATGGCCTTCTGGAGTCAATGGTGGACAATATGGTTTTTCTGTTTGAAGAGCTAAAGAGGGATGCCCAAGAGCGGGAGAGTGAAGCATTTTCTGTCTAA